A genome region from Methanobacterium subterraneum includes the following:
- a CDS encoding cyclophilin-like fold protein, which yields MEIEIEILEKGKLKVILDDRNPSTAQKFYENLPMEGEAQLWQEEIFFPIPLEHDYENPSPSSDKGDVSYWPPGKAFCIFFGDSQPASDVNHVGRVVEGLEVMGSVEEGDWVVIRTV from the coding sequence ATGGAGATTGAAATTGAAATACTGGAAAAAGGAAAACTAAAGGTAATCCTGGATGATCGAAACCCATCCACCGCCCAGAAGTTCTATGAAAACCTTCCCATGGAAGGTGAAGCCCAGTTATGGCAGGAAGAGATTTTCTTCCCCATACCCCTTGAACATGACTATGAAAATCCCTCACCATCCTCTGATAAGGGGGATGTATCCTACTGGCCTCCCGGAAAGGCTTTCTGCATATTCTTCGGAGATTCACAGCCTGCTTCTGATGTGAATCATGTTGGAAGGGTGGTTGAAGGTTTGGAGGTTATGGGGAGTGTTGAGGAAGGGGATTGGGTGGTTATTCGAACAGTTTAG
- the deoC gene encoding deoxyribose-phosphate aldolase, with the protein MISIEELAGMIDHTNVQRDAMEDDIRELCQEADDYDFSCVCVTPTQASLASELLENSNTNVCVVIGFPFGVQTPHAKAFEAEEAVASGASELDMVMNIGALKSGHYPLVQADIAAVVGAARGHVVKVILETALLSRDEKITACQLAREAGAHYVKTSTGFGVDGATAEDVKLMRETVGMEMGVKAAGGIRDLEAAIAMINAGASKIGTSTGVQIMEDLLKQGEPDDISNI; encoded by the coding sequence ATGATATCCATAGAAGAACTGGCTGGAATGATTGACCATACCAATGTACAGAGGGATGCGATGGAAGATGATATTAGGGAGCTCTGTCAAGAGGCGGATGATTATGATTTTAGTTGTGTCTGTGTAACACCCACCCAGGCTTCCCTGGCAAGTGAACTCCTGGAAAACTCCAACACTAATGTATGTGTGGTTATAGGTTTCCCATTCGGGGTGCAAACACCCCATGCCAAGGCCTTTGAGGCAGAGGAAGCAGTGGCCAGTGGGGCCTCTGAACTGGATATGGTGATGAATATAGGCGCCCTCAAGTCAGGGCATTACCCCCTGGTCCAGGCAGATATCGCCGCAGTGGTGGGGGCAGCAAGGGGGCATGTGGTCAAAGTTATCCTGGAGACAGCCCTCTTAAGCAGGGATGAGAAGATCACTGCCTGCCAGCTAGCCCGGGAAGCCGGAGCCCATTATGTGAAAACATCCACTGGTTTCGGAGTGGATGGAGCCACAGCGGAAGATGTTAAACTAATGCGGGAGACTGTGGGCATGGAGATGGGCGTGAAAGCAGCGGGGGGCATCCGGGACCTGGAAGCAGCCATAGCCATGATCAATGCCGGGGCCAGTAAAATCGGAACTTCCACCGGAGTCCAGATCATGGAAGACCTCCTAAAACAGGGCGAACCAGATGATATTTCCAACATTTAA
- a CDS encoding tRNA uridine(34) 5-carboxymethylaminomethyl modification radical SAM/GNAT enzyme Elp3 → MEEAGRSIIKDIQSGKIKNRKDLEKAKFQVCRDYKLDRFPRNSEILQTAREEEKELVIPILKKKPTRTISGVAVVAVMCPPHNCPHGRCLYCPESTIAPPSYTGEEPAALRARMYDFSPYKQVYNRLQQLESIGHPLDKVELIIMGGTFPSRFLCFQEWFITQCLQAMTDFGVKEYKLNSDDEYTGGNLDLQGFQYLENVQQENENSSVRCVGMTFETRPDYSRREDVDRMLQMGVTRVELGVQTIYNFIYHRVERGHRVEDTIKATRVLKDSGIKVAMHLMPGLFSDQERDLRIFKRLFSDERFKPDMLKIYPCLVTKGSKLYELWEKGEYTPYTSEEAVKLIVEVKKILPKWVRTMRIQRDIPSQLIEAGVQKSNLGELVYNQLKREKVQCQCIRCREVGHQAAHGTYTNKDNVQLLMEKYRASEGEEIFLSMEDAPADVLLGFLRLRMPSEQAHRPEISHKSALVRELHVYGPMIPLGEREDDLWQHRGYGEELLKKAEEISREEYDKKEILIISGIGARNYYRKFGYKRKGPYMAKKLV, encoded by the coding sequence ATGGAAGAAGCGGGAAGATCCATAATTAAAGATATACAGTCTGGAAAGATAAAAAACAGGAAGGATCTGGAGAAGGCAAAGTTTCAGGTGTGCCGTGATTACAAACTGGACCGGTTTCCCCGTAACTCGGAAATACTTCAAACAGCCCGAGAAGAGGAAAAAGAACTTGTTATCCCTATTTTGAAGAAAAAACCAACCAGAACAATTTCAGGTGTGGCGGTAGTGGCGGTGATGTGCCCGCCCCATAACTGTCCCCACGGAAGATGCCTTTACTGTCCCGAGAGTACAATAGCCCCTCCCAGTTACACGGGAGAAGAACCCGCAGCATTAAGGGCCAGAATGTACGATTTTAGCCCGTATAAACAGGTATACAATCGTCTCCAGCAGTTGGAGAGCATCGGTCATCCCCTGGATAAGGTGGAACTCATAATTATGGGTGGTACTTTTCCCTCACGGTTTTTATGCTTCCAGGAATGGTTCATCACCCAGTGTCTCCAAGCCATGACTGATTTTGGAGTTAAAGAATATAAATTAAATTCTGATGATGAGTACACCGGGGGCAACCTTGATTTGCAGGGATTCCAATACCTGGAAAATGTTCAACAGGAAAATGAGAATTCCAGTGTCCGCTGTGTGGGTATGACCTTCGAAACCAGGCCAGACTACTCACGTAGGGAAGATGTGGACCGAATGTTGCAGATGGGTGTAACCCGGGTAGAACTGGGTGTGCAGACCATCTACAACTTCATCTACCACAGGGTAGAGCGGGGCCACCGGGTAGAAGACACCATAAAAGCTACCCGTGTTTTAAAGGACTCTGGGATCAAGGTAGCCATGCACCTCATGCCGGGTCTTTTCAGTGACCAGGAACGTGATCTTCGAATATTCAAACGATTATTCTCTGATGAACGTTTCAAACCAGACATGCTGAAGATCTACCCCTGCCTGGTAACCAAAGGATCCAAACTCTATGAACTATGGGAAAAAGGGGAGTACACTCCCTATACCAGTGAAGAAGCCGTGAAATTAATTGTGGAAGTTAAGAAGATTCTCCCCAAATGGGTGCGTACCATGCGTATACAGCGGGACATACCATCTCAACTCATAGAAGCGGGAGTCCAGAAGTCAAACCTGGGAGAACTGGTTTATAATCAACTTAAAAGAGAGAAAGTTCAGTGTCAGTGCATTCGCTGCCGGGAAGTAGGACACCAGGCTGCCCATGGAACTTATACCAATAAAGACAATGTGCAACTCCTGATGGAAAAATACCGTGCCAGTGAAGGGGAGGAAATATTCCTGTCCATGGAAGATGCTCCTGCTGATGTTCTCCTGGGATTTTTAAGGCTACGAATGCCATCAGAACAGGCTCATCGTCCGGAAATTAGCCATAAAAGTGCACTGGTTCGTGAATTGCATGTTTACGGACCCATGATACCTTTAGGTGAAAGGGAAGATGACCTGTGGCAGCACCGTGGCTATGGTGAAGAGTTACTGAAAAAGGCCGAAGAAATCAGCCGTGAAGAATATGATAAAAAGGAAATTCTGATTATCAGTGGAATCGGGGCCCGTAACTATTACCGTAAATTTGGTTACAAGCGAAAAGGACCTTACATGGCTAAAAAATTAGTTTAA
- a CDS encoding PRC-barrel domain-containing protein — MKVSDFFGRRVLDKKANEIGKIADMVIKPKEGIITSMIISTSDFGLTRKDLEIVTADIEEVGDYVLLNIEKEELKARAESGQKKEKLRLDIKK, encoded by the coding sequence ATGAAAGTAAGTGACTTTTTCGGGCGAAGAGTTTTGGATAAAAAGGCCAATGAAATAGGTAAAATTGCAGACATGGTCATAAAACCAAAAGAGGGCATTATAACCAGCATGATCATATCAACCAGTGATTTCGGACTCACCCGGAAAGATCTGGAAATCGTAACTGCAGACATAGAAGAAGTTGGGGATTACGTACTTTTAAATATTGAAAAGGAAGAACTGAAAGCAAGGGCAGAATCCGGTCAGAAGAAAGAGAAATTACGACTGGACATTAAAAAATAA
- a CDS encoding DUF2098 domain-containing protein gives MEAANKRNKEIFIGSHVRYSGTGSAGEVLGLKSDEDGIWVKVDTTQLWYNSRYLELMDEKEYNRLKKRESKRKTKVSSEKTDEKESTKKKVDKLKQNLEDIDMSSELCDGGG, from the coding sequence GTGGAAGCTGCAAACAAACGGAATAAAGAGATTTTCATAGGTTCTCATGTGAGATACAGTGGTACTGGCAGTGCCGGGGAAGTTTTAGGTCTTAAAAGTGATGAAGATGGAATTTGGGTGAAGGTAGACACCACCCAGTTATGGTACAATAGCCGCTACCTGGAACTCATGGATGAAAAAGAATACAATAGGCTTAAAAAACGAGAATCCAAAAGAAAAACAAAAGTATCCAGTGAAAAAACGGATGAAAAGGAATCCACTAAGAAAAAAGTGGATAAACTTAAACAGAACCTGGAAGACATTGACATGAGCTCTGAACTATGTGATGGTGGAGGTTAA